The genomic interval TCGCGTTGGCGTCGAGGTCGGGCAGCGCCTGGTACTCCGACACCCAGCAGCGGAACACCTTGTAGGCAAGGACTTTCTGGCCCGCCTCGTTGTAGACCTCGATGATCACGTCCTTGCGGAAGTCCCGCAGCGACGACTCCGCGCCGAGGCCGGCGCCGAAGTTCCACACCTTCGCCGCCCAGTTCTCGAACTCGACGTCGTGGGTGACCCCGCGCTCCAGGCTGATCGCCTCGAACTCGCTCCGGCCGGCCGACTTCCGGGTGGTGCTCGGATCGCCGCCCTCGCGGTGCTTGACCACTTCGGTGGTGCGTTTCAGCGCACCGACCTTGCTGATCCCGGCGACGTACCGCCCGTCCCACTTCACCCGGAACTTGAAGTTCTTGTACGGATCGAAGCGCTGTGTGTTCACCGCGAACTGAACCATCGTGCTACCTCTCAACCGGCGGCCTGGCCGGCCATCTGCTGGATCTGGATGACGACGAACTCGGCGGGCTTGAGCGGAGCGAACCCGACCAGGACGTTCACCACTCCGCGGTCGATGTCGCCCTGCGTGGTGGTGTTCCGGTCGCACCGGACGAAGTAGGCGTCGCGCGGGGTCGCGCCCTGGAAGGCCTGTTTGCGGAACAGGTCCTGCAGGAACGCGCCGACGTTCAGCCGGATCTGCGACCACAGCGGTTCGTCGTTCGGCTCGAAGACGACCCACTTGAGCCCGGCCCGCAGACTCTGCTCGATGTACAGCGCGGTCCGGCGGACCGGGACGTACTTCCACTCGCTCGCCAGCAGGTCCGCGCCCACCAAGGTCCGAGCGCCCCAGACCACGTTGCCGACGACGGGGAAGGTCCGCAGCACGTTGACGCCGATCGGGTTCAGCCGGGCGCTGTCCGCATCGTTGACGACCGAGCTCAGGTCCGCGCCCCGCAAGGTTGCCTCGATACCGGCCGGAGCCTTCCAGACACCGCGGGTCGCGTCGGTCCGCGCGAAGATGCCGGCGACCGCGCCGCTCGGGCCGGTGTCGCGGGCAATCCCGTTCGCGAGCGGATCCGGCATCGTCAACCGGGGCCAGTAGATCGCTGCGTTCTTCGATCCGGTCGGAGCGTCGGTGCCGGCGGCCCAGGCGGCCATCTCGGCGCCGGTGTCGGTCGCGGCACCCGGCGGCGGATCGACGACCAGGAACGCGAAGTTGTCCTCGCAGAACTTCGACGCCTTGTCGACGAGCTCGTCCAAGCCGTCGCCGAGGGTCGCCGCAGCGGGGACGCACAGCAGGTTGAACACGGCCGGTTCGATCCTGGTCAGCGGCGCCAGCCCTGCCTCGAGCGCCGCGGCCAGCTTCGTCGCGTCGTTCGCCGTACCGTCCGCCTTCAACACCGTCGCGTCGACGCCGCCGGTCAGCCCGACGTACGTCGTGGGGTCCAACGGCTCGCCCGTGGCCGAGCCCGCGACCGGCTCGGGGCCCTTGGGGGTCGCGGCGATGTCGGTCAGGAGGACCAGATCCGACGCGTCGTTGACGGCCGCGATCAGGTCCGCGGTCGCGGCCGGCAGGTTCCGGTGGATCTCGCGTACGGCGATGGTGCCGTCCGCCGCGACCTCGCCGACGACCAGGTTCACCGCATCGGCGGCACCGCTCGTCACGGCGACCCGCAGGCCGTTGCCCCAGCCGCCAGGTGCGGCCGCGGTGACGGTCAGCGTGTCCGCGTCGTCCTCGTCCTTCAGCTTGGCAGTCGCACTCTTGTCATCGGCCAGCCCGATGCGCACGATCCATGCGGTCGCGCCACCGTTCAGGAAGTACTGCATCACGCCGTACGACGCGCAGCTCTGGGAATGCAGGCCGCCGAAGAGGCGGGTGAACTCCTCGAAACTGTCCACCCGGGTGGCCGCGCCGACCGGTCCGCGTGCGTACCAGTCCACGAACGCCGTGAACGACGTACTCACCCCGACGATCGGGCCGGGCCCTCCGCGCAACTCCTCGATGTAGATTCCGGGTGCGCTCAGTGTCGAGGGCATGATCTCTTCCCCATCCGCCGGTCGGCCAATGTGTCCAGCCAACCGCGGGCCCCGTCACGACCGCGTCACCGGTCCGAGTACCTCGTCGAGCCAACCCTCGACCAGCCGCAGCACCTCGTCCCGGCTCGTCACGACGCGCGTCCGCACCGACTCCGGCCGGAGGTCGGTGGAGCTGGTCATGCGAATGCGGACCTCATCCCCGGCCTCTCTCCACAGCCGGATGACGATGAGTCCACCTGGGCGGAGTTCATCGGTACTCATACACCATTCATCCGCCACCCACCGTCACATCGGTGTCAACACACCGCCCCTGCGCGGCAGCAGCCCGCCCAACCGGGGCGACGGCTCGAGCTCCAGTTCACGCCAGAGCAGGTCGCGGTACAGGTGGTAGCGCTGGATCGCGTCCGACGTGTTCCCTTCCGCGATGTACACCGCGATCAGCACCTCGTTCGCGGTCTCGCGTAACGGCTCCGCCCGCACGGCCTCGAGCGCCAGACGAAGAGCGACGTCCAGACGTCCCCGATCGACGAACAGCCGGGCGGCGAGCTCGAGGGCATGCAGACGGAGCTGGCTGAGCCGTTCGCGCTCGAACACCACCCAGTCGTCGTACCACCCGGCCAGCAACTCGGGCCGGCAGAGCGCGGCCAGTGTCGAGTCGTCGACGTACCGCCGGCTCAGGACGTCGTCGACGACGCTCTCCTGGGCCTCGCTGTCCGCGTGCGCGTCAGGTGCCAGGCGTAAGGCGTCGCCGACGATCTCCAGCAGGCCCGACGCGAGCCGGTTCATCCGCCACACGCTCGTGCGCAGACTGGCCAACGCCTGCGTTTCGGGCACTTCCGGCCACAACGCACCGGCCACCAGGCATCGGTGCGAGATCCCGCGAAGCGCGAGGAAGGCCGCCAGTCGTTGCAGACCGAGCGGCAGGTCGATCTGCACCCCTGCTCGTTCACACGCGAAGCATCCGAGCAGACGCAGCCGCAGTTCATCCATAGCGCACCCCCCTGGCTCAGCCATGGCGGGCCGGACCAACCGGGATTCGCGACGAGCGGCGAGCCAAGCCCGCATCCACTGTGACACGGCGAACCGCACCCGCCAAGGCGTCGGCAGTTGGCCGTACCAATGATTTGCCGATGCTTTACGGAGCCTTGGGGTAGGTGACGGCGACCTTCGTCAGGCCGATGACGCTGTGGTAGTTCAGCCGCTTGATCGTGTTCAGGTTGTTCCAGTCGACGTGCACGCAGCCGTGCGAACCGGCATCGACCGGACCCGCGTGCAGGGACTCGCCCTGGTTGTAGAAGACCGCGAAGCTCATGTTGCTGAGCCGATCGCCGCGTGCGTCGACCTTCGTGTACCGATTGTTCGGGCCCTCGCGCTGGGCAGGGTCGAAGTCGACACCAGGCGTCCCGGAGTACGCACCGCTGTTGTAGCCCGCGCCCTCGATCCGGAACACGGTGAAGTTGCCGCGATCGGTCGTCCGCCCGACGACGCCGCCGGCTACCGGGAAGGTGAAGTCGGTGCCCTTGGCCGGGCTGTTGAAGTACGTCGCGCTCGCGCTGCCCTGCCAGTACTCGAACCCGTCGCCGTCGATGGCCTTCGACGCGAACGCGACCTTGACCGACTCGATCCACGGCTTGGTCGCCTTGTCGGTGTTCGGGTCGAACGAGCCTTCCTTCAGTACGGCGTCGTCCTCGACCCCGAAGTTGAACGCCTTCGGACTGCGGTACCGCCGTACCACTCCCGGCGTCCCCTGCACCACGTGCGCCAGCTCGTGGGCGAGCATCTGCCGCCCGGCCGGGCTCGTCGGTGGATAGGCCCCGCGACCGAACACGATGTCGTTCCCTACCGTGAAGGCCGGCGCTTCGACGTCCCGGGTTGCCGCATCATCCTGATGGATCCGCACGTTCGCGAAGTCATGCCCGAACCGCTGCTCCATCCCCGCCCGCACCGAACTAGGAAGCTCTGAACCGCGCCCACCCAACGCCCGCTTCACACTGGCCGGAGCCCGCACCCCCTCCGACTCACCGAACTCCCGCGAGCCGGCCCGCACCTGGCGCCCCCTCAAGGCAGCACCCGCCAAGGCGTCTGCCTCCCGCTCCCCAGCTTCCCCCCGCGCGACCGAACGCACCTTCACCATCCCCCGATCATGCGCCCCACCTCAACCACCGACAACCCTCGACTGCCACCGTCGATGGTGGTTTGCTGAGAGGGGGTGTCCGTTATGGCGCAGCCATCGGCGACGTACCTGGTCGTGGAAAGCGCGGGGTCGGATCACGGGCGGCGGATCGACCTGGTCGGGAACCGGTTGACCATCGGCCGCTTGCCGACGTGCGACGTGCGGTTCGACGATCTGCAGGTCAGCCGCACGCATGCGACTCTCTGGCGGCGCGGTGACGCGGACTACGTCGAGGACCTCGGCTCGTCCGGCGGCACGTACGTCAACAACGTCGTCATTACCGGTCCGCGCGAACTGCGCGCCGGAGACACGGTCGCGTTCGCCGGTCTTCGACTCCGGTACACAGCTGACGGCTCGGAGGATCCTCGCCCGCGGCGGGAGTCTCAGGAGGTCCGCTACGACATCAGGGACCAACGAGCCGACGAGATCAACAACGTCGGGCGCGATCAGTTCAACTACGTCGTACAGCAGCGGGAGAGCTTCTTTCGCGAGATCGCGGCCACGAAGACGAAGGCCCGCTGGCTCGTGTGGACCGGTGTCGCCCTTTTCGTCATCGGTCTGGGAGTCGCCTCCGTCGGCGGCTTCAACTACTTCCAGTGGTTCGCCAGGGTGTGGGGTTCCGATTCGACCACTGCTCCGGACCTCGATCTCAGCGGTCTCGCGATCGCCGCGGTCGGTGGCTTGATCAACACCGTCGGCATCCTGCTGGTCATCATCGGAATTGTTCTGCACATCGTCGCGACATCACGTCGCAAGCGCGTCAACCGGGAATTCCCGCCGCCCCCTCCGCAGTACCGAAGGCAATGA from Kribbella sp. NBC_00709 carries:
- a CDS encoding phage tail protein; translation: MVQFAVNTQRFDPYKNFKFRVKWDGRYVAGISKVGALKRTTEVVKHREGGDPSTTRKSAGRSEFEAISLERGVTHDVEFENWAAKVWNFGAGLGAESSLRDFRKDVIIEVYNEAGQKVLAYKVFRCWVSEYQALPDLDANANAVAIQTIKLENEGWERDLEVTEPEEPALT
- a CDS encoding phage tail sheath family protein, which produces MPSTLSAPGIYIEELRGGPGPIVGVSTSFTAFVDWYARGPVGAATRVDSFEEFTRLFGGLHSQSCASYGVMQYFLNGGATAWIVRIGLADDKSATAKLKDEDDADTLTVTAAAPGGWGNGLRVAVTSGAADAVNLVVGEVAADGTIAVREIHRNLPAATADLIAAVNDASDLVLLTDIAATPKGPEPVAGSATGEPLDPTTYVGLTGGVDATVLKADGTANDATKLAAALEAGLAPLTRIEPAVFNLLCVPAAATLGDGLDELVDKASKFCEDNFAFLVVDPPPGAATDTGAEMAAWAAGTDAPTGSKNAAIYWPRLTMPDPLANGIARDTGPSGAVAGIFARTDATRGVWKAPAGIEATLRGADLSSVVNDADSARLNPIGVNVLRTFPVVGNVVWGARTLVGADLLASEWKYVPVRRTALYIEQSLRAGLKWVVFEPNDEPLWSQIRLNVGAFLQDLFRKQAFQGATPRDAYFVRCDRNTTTQGDIDRGVVNVLVGFAPLKPAEFVVIQIQQMAGQAAG
- a CDS encoding FHA domain-containing protein, giving the protein MAQPSATYLVVESAGSDHGRRIDLVGNRLTIGRLPTCDVRFDDLQVSRTHATLWRRGDADYVEDLGSSGGTYVNNVVITGPRELRAGDTVAFAGLRLRYTADGSEDPRPRRESQEVRYDIRDQRADEINNVGRDQFNYVVQQRESFFREIAATKTKARWLVWTGVALFVIGLGVASVGGFNYFQWFARVWGSDSTTAPDLDLSGLAIAAVGGLINTVGILLVIIGIVLHIVATSRRKRVNREFPPPPPQYRRQ
- a CDS encoding eCIS core domain-containing protein; protein product: MVKVRSVARGEAGEREADALAGAALRGRQVRAGSREFGESEGVRAPASVKRALGGRGSELPSSVRAGMEQRFGHDFANVRIHQDDAATRDVEAPAFTVGNDIVFGRGAYPPTSPAGRQMLAHELAHVVQGTPGVVRRYRSPKAFNFGVEDDAVLKEGSFDPNTDKATKPWIESVKVAFASKAIDGDGFEYWQGSASATYFNSPAKGTDFTFPVAGGVVGRTTDRGNFTVFRIEGAGYNSGAYSGTPGVDFDPAQREGPNNRYTKVDARGDRLSNMSFAVFYNQGESLHAGPVDAGSHGCVHVDWNNLNTIKRLNYHSVIGLTKVAVTYPKAP
- a CDS encoding AfsR/SARP family transcriptional regulator, whose translation is MDELRLRLLGCFACERAGVQIDLPLGLQRLAAFLALRGISHRCLVAGALWPEVPETQALASLRTSVWRMNRLASGLLEIVGDALRLAPDAHADSEAQESVVDDVLSRRYVDDSTLAALCRPELLAGWYDDWVVFERERLSQLRLHALELAARLFVDRGRLDVALRLALEAVRAEPLRETANEVLIAVYIAEGNTSDAIQRYHLYRDLLWRELELEPSPRLGGLLPRRGGVLTPM